A window of Streptomyces sp. SAI-127 contains these coding sequences:
- a CDS encoding ABC transporter permease subunit: MTATAVRVDTAPAAQVKRRRRSLGWIAVVPLLAFVAVAFGLPAIAMLDGAFTAKDPATGATSYTVDNLTASLKGAYLTALLGSVKLSAVSAALATLFGLPLAQAVVSSRFRGLREAVLTASGVLANFGGVPLAFAFVATLGNAGVLTRQLGLTDKGWDLYSFWGLVIVYLYFLIPLMVLTITPALDGLRSQWREAAQNNGATGVQYWRFVALPVLLPTLLGGFVLLFGSAFAAYATAAAMVGSSIPLVTLQIADAISGNVLVGQENVALALSLDMVLVAGLVMAVYLPLQRRSARWLA, encoded by the coding sequence ATGACGGCCACCGCCGTACGGGTGGACACGGCGCCCGCCGCTCAGGTGAAGCGGCGGCGCCGGTCCCTCGGCTGGATCGCCGTCGTCCCGCTGCTCGCGTTCGTCGCGGTCGCCTTCGGGCTGCCCGCCATCGCCATGCTGGACGGCGCGTTCACCGCCAAGGACCCGGCCACCGGGGCGACTTCGTACACCGTCGACAACCTGACGGCCTCACTCAAGGGCGCGTATCTCACCGCGCTGCTCGGCAGCGTGAAGCTGTCGGCCGTGTCCGCCGCCCTGGCGACTCTTTTCGGTCTGCCGCTGGCCCAGGCCGTGGTGTCCTCCCGCTTCCGCGGGCTGCGCGAGGCGGTGCTCACCGCGTCCGGAGTGCTCGCCAACTTCGGCGGAGTCCCACTGGCCTTCGCCTTCGTCGCCACGCTCGGCAACGCCGGCGTGCTGACCCGGCAGCTGGGCCTCACCGACAAGGGCTGGGACCTCTACAGCTTCTGGGGCCTCGTCATCGTCTACCTGTACTTCCTGATCCCCCTCATGGTGCTCACGATCACGCCCGCCCTGGACGGGCTGCGCAGCCAGTGGCGCGAGGCGGCGCAGAACAACGGGGCAACGGGCGTGCAGTACTGGCGTTTCGTCGCCCTGCCCGTCCTGCTGCCCACGCTTCTCGGCGGGTTCGTGCTGCTCTTCGGCAGCGCCTTCGCCGCGTACGCCACCGCCGCCGCGATGGTGGGCAGCTCCATCCCGCTGGTCACCCTCCAGATCGCCGACGCGATCTCCGGCAACGTGCTCGTCGGCCAGGAGAACGTGGCGCTCGCCCTCAGCCTCGACATGGTCCTGGTCGCGGGCCTGGTCATGGCCGTGTACCTGCCCCTGCAGCGGAGGAGTGCGCGATGGCTCGCCTGA
- a CDS encoding ABC transporter permease subunit encodes MARLNLWRWGVLGLAGLYFLVPLAASVVFTVDVPGQGITFDAYTQIFSTDGFVSSLLLSLELALATIAVVLLLMVPAMVALRLGAPRLRPLVEVVCSLPLVVPPIAFVAGLGTVLKWGPDHLSRTPLFETFVAIQNPDFPFVLVLAYVVMALPFVYRALDAGLRAVDVRTLVEAARSCGAGWPQALVRAVLPNLRGALLNASFLTLALVLGEFTVAQLLGFRPFAVWIVNVSGSQAQLSVAVSVLSLLVTWVLLLVLAGFGGRTRTTSRG; translated from the coding sequence ATGGCTCGCCTGAACCTGTGGCGGTGGGGCGTGCTCGGCCTCGCCGGACTGTACTTCCTGGTGCCGCTCGCCGCGTCCGTCGTCTTCACCGTCGACGTACCCGGCCAGGGGATCACCTTCGACGCGTACACACAGATCTTCTCCACCGACGGTTTCGTCTCCAGCCTGCTGCTCTCGCTGGAGCTGGCCCTCGCCACCATCGCCGTCGTCCTGCTGCTGATGGTGCCCGCGATGGTCGCGCTGCGGCTCGGCGCGCCCCGGCTCAGGCCGCTCGTCGAGGTGGTGTGCTCACTGCCGCTCGTCGTCCCGCCGATCGCGTTCGTCGCCGGCCTCGGCACGGTCCTCAAGTGGGGGCCCGACCACCTCTCCCGCACCCCCCTGTTCGAGACCTTCGTGGCGATCCAGAATCCCGACTTCCCCTTCGTCCTGGTCCTGGCCTACGTCGTGATGGCGCTGCCGTTCGTCTACCGGGCACTGGACGCCGGGCTCCGCGCCGTCGACGTCCGCACCCTCGTGGAGGCCGCCCGCAGCTGCGGTGCCGGCTGGCCGCAGGCCCTCGTCCGGGCCGTACTGCCCAATCTGCGCGGCGCCCTGCTCAACGCCTCCTTCCTCACGCTGGCCCTGGTGCTCGGCGAGTTCACCGTGGCCCAGCTCCTGGGCTTCAGGCCCTTCGCCGTGTGGATCGTCAACGTCAGCGGCTCGCAGGCCCAGTTGTCCGTCGCCGTGTCCGTGCTCAGCCTGCTCGTGACGTGGGTGCTGCTCCTCGTCCTGGCCGGCTTCGGCGGCCGTACCCGTACTACTTCCCGGGGATGA
- a CDS encoding ABC transporter ATP-binding protein, which translates to MLDTAATVEFRGIRREFGPTVALDGLDLTVQPGELVALLGPSGCGKTTALRMLAGFEHPDSGEVLVDGEDVTRVPAHRRDAGMVFQSYSLFPHLDALDNVAFGLRMRKVRTAERRSRAAELLDLVGLAEKGGQYPHQLSGGQQQRVALARALALRPRVLLLDEPLSALDAKVRLTLREEIRRLQQELGITTLFVTHDQEEALSMADRVAVMHAGKLEQCATPSELYGRPATAFVAEFVGTMSRIPGRLADGTVDVLGQRLPVDGPVPSATEIDVLVRPEAVRVRAEADGKSRVVATSFLGAAVRVTVRLADGSAVKADLPAHEAAELTAGAAVSVSLPERPVLVAERTS; encoded by the coding sequence ATGCTTGATACAGCGGCAACCGTCGAATTCCGTGGGATCAGGCGGGAGTTCGGCCCGACCGTCGCCCTCGACGGCCTCGACCTGACCGTCCAGCCCGGTGAGCTCGTCGCCCTGCTCGGCCCGTCCGGCTGCGGCAAGACCACCGCGCTCAGGATGCTGGCCGGCTTCGAACACCCCGACTCGGGCGAAGTGCTCGTGGACGGCGAGGACGTCACCCGGGTCCCGGCCCACCGCCGGGACGCCGGGATGGTCTTCCAGTCGTACAGCCTCTTCCCGCATCTCGACGCGCTCGACAACGTGGCCTTCGGACTGCGGATGCGCAAGGTCCGGACGGCCGAACGGCGCTCCAGGGCCGCCGAGTTGCTGGACCTGGTCGGTCTCGCCGAGAAGGGCGGGCAATATCCGCACCAGCTCTCCGGCGGTCAGCAGCAGCGGGTCGCGCTCGCCCGGGCGCTCGCGCTGCGCCCTCGCGTGCTGCTGCTCGACGAGCCGTTGTCGGCGCTGGACGCCAAGGTGCGGCTCACCCTGCGCGAGGAGATCCGGCGGCTCCAGCAGGAGCTCGGCATCACCACACTGTTCGTCACCCACGACCAGGAGGAGGCCCTGTCCATGGCGGACCGGGTCGCCGTGATGCACGCCGGGAAGCTCGAACAGTGCGCGACGCCGAGCGAGTTGTACGGCCGCCCCGCCACCGCCTTCGTCGCGGAGTTCGTCGGCACGATGAGCCGGATCCCGGGACGGCTCGCCGACGGCACGGTCGACGTGCTCGGGCAGCGGCTGCCGGTCGACGGCCCGGTGCCGTCCGCGACCGAGATCGACGTGCTGGTGCGGCCGGAGGCCGTGCGGGTACGGGCCGAGGCCGACGGGAAGTCCCGCGTGGTCGCGACCTCCTTCCTGGGCGCGGCCGTCCGCGTCACCGTCCGGCTCGCCGACGGCTCCGCCGTGAAGGCCGATCTGCCCGCGCACGAGGCCGCCGAGCTCACAGCCGGTGCCGCGGTGAGCGTGTCGCTGCCGGAACGGCCGGTGCTCGTGGCCGAACGTACGTCCTGA